The genomic DNA GAGCGTCACGGGAAAGATCAAAATATTTTCGGGCAACGCCCACCGGGATCTAGCGGAAGAAATTTGCAGAAATCTCGGAATTGAGCTTGGAAAGGCGTCGACTGAGCGATTCTCGGACGACGAATTCAATTTCCAAATCGGCGAAAATGTCCGCGGACACGATATTTTTATTGTCCAGCCGACTTGCCCGCCGAGCGATCGGCATCTGATGGAGCTGTTGATCATGATCGACACATTTGTCAGAGCATCGGCAGAGCGTGTAACGGCAGTAATCCCGTATTTTGGCTATGCTCGTTCGGATAAGAAAGATCGCCCGCGTGTGCCGATCGCAGCAAAGTTGGTTGCGAATTTGCTCACGACCGCCGGAGCACAGCGAATTTTGACGATCGATCTGCACGCTTCGCAGATTCAAGGATTTTTTGATATTCCCGTCGATCACCTATATGCTGCTCCGATCGTAGTCGATTATTTTAAGACCAATCCGATAGAAAATCTGATCGTGGTCGCTCCTGATACGGGTGGAGCCGAGCGTGCAAGAGCTTATGCAAAGCGTCTCGATGCCGGCCTAGCACTTTGCGACAAACGCCGGGAGCGTGCGAACGAGGCTGACGTGATGAATATCGTCGGTGATGTCCGCGGCAAAAATTGTTTGATAATTGATGATATGTGCGACACCGGAGGCACGATCTGTAAGGTCGCCGAAGCACTGCACAAGGCCGGTGCAAACGAGATCTCGGCGTGCTTTACGCATGGCGTATTGTCCGGCAAAGCAGTCGAGAATATCAGCGGTTCGTATTTGAAAAAGGTGATCGTGACCAACACGATCCCGATTCGCGACAACGGAATGCCGCTTGTCGAAGGCGGAAAGATCGAAGTTTTGAGCGTCGCCGGGCTTTTGGCCTCGGCGATCAAGTCAATTCACGATGAGACTAGTGTCTCTTCACTGTTTATTTAAGGTTGAGAGTAAAGTTATGGCAGATAAATTTGTAATAAAGGCTGAAAAGCGTGAAACGCGTGGTAAGAATGTCTCGCGTCGGCTTCGCGTCGATGGCAAGATTCCGGTCGTCGTATACGGCGGAGGCTCTGAGAGCGTCGCTGCTGCGGCATCGTTGGCCGAACTTGCGGCGATCCTTCGAACCGATACCGGCGTAAACACGGTGTTTTCGCTCGATATCGAAGGCGAAGGCATTAACGACGTTATTTTTCAGGATCGTCAGATCCACGCTGTACATGGCCGCATGATACACGCCGATCTTCGCCGTTTTGCAAAGGGCGAAAAGATCGAAATGACTGTGCCTATCCATTTGACCGGCAATGCCGCTGGTTTGCAGGACGAGGGTGCGGTTCTCACGCAAATGATGCGTGAGATCAAAGTGCTCTGCGAGCCAGCAAACACTCCTGATTCGATCGACGTCGACATCACGGATCTGGGCGCGGGTGAATCGATCCACGTTTCCGATCTGAAAATCGGAGCTGGTATCGAGATCCACGACGCACCGGAAACTGTCATCGCCACGATCGTAACGGTCAGCGAAGACGTCCTTGAGCCTCAGACCGAGGAAGGTGCAGCACCTGAGGTCGTTGGTGAAGCTCCGGCTGAACCTGAGGGCGAATAGTTTTATCGTTTTGAGTTCCAACATTAGTTGGCTCGCGTTAAAAAAATGCCGGCTGAAGCTGGAACTCATAATTGGTTGATCGTGGGACTCGGAAATCCGGGTCCTGAGTATGCAAAAACGAGGCACAACCTCGGTTTCATGCTCGTCGATCTGCTCGCGACCCAATTGCAGGCGCAGATACAGCGCGGCGAAGCCCGAGCTTTGATCGGAAGGTCGGAATTGGGTGGACGAACGGTCGAACTCGCCAAGCCGCAGACATATATGAATCTGAGCGGCGAAGCAGTTGGCGGATTGCTCGCGAAGCCTGAGAGGTCGATAGATAGACTGGTCGTGATCTCTGACGATCTGGCATTGCCGTTTGGAAGCATCAGGATACGTCCCAAGGGGAGTCACGGCGGGCAGAATGGACTGAGATCGATCATCGATCGTTTGAAAACACAAGAGTTTACGCGTTTGCGGATCGGTATCCAGCCGGAACATCCAATTCGTGATGCGGCGAAATTCGTTTTGGAAAATTTCTCAAAGAAAGAGACCGAATCGCTTGAAAATATATTAGAAACGGGTGCCGATGCTGTTCGCACGATCATAACTGACGGTGTAGATGCTGCAATGGGCAAGTTTAATTAAAATATCTGATCTCAAATTGCAGATTTGAGATAGATCCTTACTTCATCTCTCGAAGATGAGGTTGGTAAGCCGAAAGGAGATAAGGAAATAAATGGCAAAGAGAACTTACGAAGTAATGTACATCGTCAATCCGGAAACGGAAGGCGAAAAGATCGAGAAGCTAAACGAAGCTGTTGGTAAATTGATCGAGAAAGAAGGCGGCGAGATCGTTCGTATGGATGATATCGGCATTCGCAATCTTGCGTATCCTATCCAAAAG from Acidobacteriota bacterium includes the following:
- a CDS encoding 50S ribosomal protein L25; amino-acid sequence: MADKFVIKAEKRETRGKNVSRRLRVDGKIPVVVYGGGSESVAAAASLAELAAILRTDTGVNTVFSLDIEGEGINDVIFQDRQIHAVHGRMIHADLRRFAKGEKIEMTVPIHLTGNAAGLQDEGAVLTQMMREIKVLCEPANTPDSIDVDITDLGAGESIHVSDLKIGAGIEIHDAPETVIATIVTVSEDVLEPQTEEGAAPEVVGEAPAEPEGE
- a CDS encoding ribose-phosphate pyrophosphokinase → MSVTGKIKIFSGNAHRDLAEEICRNLGIELGKASTERFSDDEFNFQIGENVRGHDIFIVQPTCPPSDRHLMELLIMIDTFVRASAERVTAVIPYFGYARSDKKDRPRVPIAAKLVANLLTTAGAQRILTIDLHASQIQGFFDIPVDHLYAAPIVVDYFKTNPIENLIVVAPDTGGAERARAYAKRLDAGLALCDKRRERANEADVMNIVGDVRGKNCLIIDDMCDTGGTICKVAEALHKAGANEISACFTHGVLSGKAVENISGSYLKKVIVTNTIPIRDNGMPLVEGGKIEVLSVAGLLASAIKSIHDETSVSSLFI
- a CDS encoding aminoacyl-tRNA hydrolase, whose translation is MPAEAGTHNWLIVGLGNPGPEYAKTRHNLGFMLVDLLATQLQAQIQRGEARALIGRSELGGRTVELAKPQTYMNLSGEAVGGLLAKPERSIDRLVVISDDLALPFGSIRIRPKGSHGGQNGLRSIIDRLKTQEFTRLRIGIQPEHPIRDAAKFVLENFSKKETESLENILETGADAVRTIITDGVDAAMGKFN